The Halobacillus amylolyticus nucleotide sequence CATGCCGAGAATGGTTTTTGTAACCAGCTTGAGCGGATCATGGATGAAGAGCATGAAACGAAGCATACCCAGGCTGATCTACTTAAGATCATCGGTGATATGGAAGAAGAGGAATCAATTAGTTATGGCGAGGACCAATTCGCTGCGATCGAGAAAGCCCTACAATCAAAAGTCATGATTTTAACAGGGGGTCCCGGAACAGGAAAGACAACTGTCATTAAGGGTATTATCAGAGCCTATTCCACACTCCACGAACTTTCAACAGACAAAACGGACTACGACCAAGGCGAACCCTTTCCTTTTATACTTGCAGCTCCCACTGGTCGTGCAGCTAAGAGAATGACAGAGTCGACAGGGTTGCCAGCCAGTACGATTCACCGTCTGCTTGTTTGGGATGGTCATGACAGTTTTGATAAAAATCAGAACAACCAGCTGGAAGGCAAAGTCTTAATTATTGATGAGTTCTCCATGGTCGATATGTGGCTGGCCAATCAGTTATTCCGCGCCATTCCTTCAGATATGCAAGTGTTAATCGTCGGGGATGAGGACCAGCTGCCTTCGGTCGGGCCGGGTCAGGTCCTTGCTGATTTACTAGCATCAGAACAATTGCCTTCTGTTCAATTATCAGAAGTGTACAGGCAAAAAGAAGGCTCAAAAATTATCCAGCTTGCCCATGAGATAAAAAATAATCAATGTACAATGCAGTCTTTAAAAAAGGATCATGACTTTAATTTTATCCAAGCCAAGGAACACCAACTAAAAGGCCTGATCACGAATATCGTTAAGAAAGCATTGGATAAAGGGATTGAACCCAGAGAAGTTCAGGTGTTGGCACCGATGTACCGGACAGAGGTAGGGATTCATAAATTAAATGAAGAAATTCAACGCGTTGTCAATCCAAAAAGCAAGCAAAAGCGGGATCTTACTTTTAAAGAGATGACGTATCGAAAAGGGGATAAGGTCATCCAACTTGTCAACCAGCCTGAGGATGGCGTGTATAATGGAGATATTGGCGAAATCGCCGCTATTTTTCGTGCGGAAGAGAATGTTGATCAGGTGGAGCAGGTGGTTGTAGAGTATGATGGCAAAGAGGTAGTCTATCCGAAGAAGAATTTAAATAATTTAATGCATGCGTATTGTACATCGATCCATAAATCACAAGGAAGTGAATTTTCCATTGTTATTCTACCGGTTGTCAGGGGTTATCGCAGGATGCTAAGGAAAAATCTCTTATATACCGCTATTACGAGGTCAAAGCATTCCCTCATTATATGTGGAGATCCTAGTGCGTTTTTAGAAGGTGTGCAAACGAGGGACACTAACCTGCGTTACACTTATCTTGCAGAAAAACTTAAGCAAGAAACGACTCAGGATCTGCAAGAAGATGAAGAGGAGGAAGAGCTTTCTCCTTATGATTTTATGTGAGGGAGGGTTGTTTGATGGCGCATCAGTTAGGATTTTCTGGCAGCACAATTATGTCTGATCCAAATAAATTTGAGCAGTTATTTAACAGCAGGTTTTCACACGTGGAAATAGGGGAGTTTCGTAGCTTGTCTGACTTTGAAGACTTTTTACGGCTTGCAGAGGCAAAAGGTTATGGCTATGGTGTTCATTCTCCATTGATTAGAGTGGAGAGCAAGTATGATCTAATCAGCTTTATATCATTTGATCCTAAACGAGCAAGGAAGCAATTTGAAGATGAGGTACGCAAATTATCACAATCAGGTGCAGCCTATGTTCTCGTTCATTTCCCTTATTTTAAAGATCCAGATGAGAAGCATCAAGCAGAAAAAATAGATGATGGACTACAATTTCTCAGCCGGATTCAGCAAACCTACGATATGCCAATCGTCTGTGAACCTAAACTAGGCCCATCCATGTCGCCACATAATATTGAGGCGCTTCATCACTTTTCTAGGCAAACATGGAAAACGTATGGTCTCTCTCTTTGTATAGATATCGGAGATTATTTGTTGGCAGTAGGTGGGAAGTGGCAGGTGTATCTCGAACACCTTAAGCCATATATTAAGGTCGTGCACTTACATAATATTTTAATAGAAGGTGCAAAATATATTTGGGTCCCGCCTCATCCTGATTTGGAGGGGGTAGAGGGATATTGGACTATAAAGCCGATAGTCGAATATTTAGTTCAAGGAACAGATAAGTATTTCCTATTCGAACACACCCCGCATTCAAATCCTACGGAAGAGTTTGTGGACGAGGGGATCGATTGGATACGCGATCTTATTCTTGCCAGCAATGATAAGGTGGATTGAGTTCAGGACTTTCACAAATATGTCTATTAAAGCGTTTGTGATTTTCATAATGTATGAATGCTCGTGGCTACGGACATACTACTTGGTAAAAAAAGGAGTATGTTCTATGAAATGCCCTAATTGCCAAGGGAGAAACCTTGGACGCATAGGCAATGAACAATACTATTGCTGGACATGTTATCTTGAACTTTCGATTGAGGATGGAAAAATGAATATTAATCAAATTGAAGAGGATGGAAGTTTAAGTTCTTTAAATGATATTTTCTATCAGTCGGGTTCATAATGAGTGAAAAAGCAATTAAATGGATAAGCCGGAGTGCGATATGCTTTGTTGTTTTAGTATTTATGCTCATATTGGCCTGGTTGTATCCTTATTACGACCATGTAGTGTTGATGATATTACGAATTCTCTTACCTTTTATACTTGCGATGGTGTTATCCTTATTGCTTCATCCAGTTGTGCAGTTTATTGAGGAATTAGGTTTGCCGCGTGCCCTTTCGATTCTGGTTATTTTTGCAGTTTTTTTTTCGTTAACGGGCTTTTTAATCTATCGCGGCTATCCTCACCTATTGGAACAGTTAAGAGCATTGAGTGAGCAGCTACCGCATTTAACAGAAGCCTACCAAAGCTGGACACGAGAGCTTTATGCCCAAACGGAACGCTTTCCCGACCGTATCCACGAACGTTTAGATGGTAGTTTTGCCAACTTTGAAGCATGGATGAGTGCACGGCTTATGTCAGCCGTAACCGCATTAAGCGGTGTATTTAACGTTATTGTGTTACTTGCTGTCATTCCTGTAATGACGTTTTATTTTCTAAAGGACCATTCTTTGATCTTTCAATCTCTGCTTCGTTTACTTCCAGTGAGATGGCACGGTGAAGCCAAGCGTTTAAGTCATAAACTCAGTCATTCCTTAGGAGGATATATAAGGGGACAGCTGCTTATCAGCTTGTTTGTGGGTTTTTTCGCAACCATCGGCTTTTGGATAGCCGGCTTGCCATATCCACTCGTATTGGGAGTTGTTGCTGGGATTACGAATATAATTCCTTATTTCGGACCATTATTAGGGGCTATCCCAGCTTTGGTCGTTGCTGTAACAATTTCTGTAAAAACGCTAATTATAACTCTTGTTGCTATTTTTGTGATTCAGATAGTAGAAGGTAACTTGTTGTCCCCTTATATAATGGGAAAAAGCATTCACATTCACCCTCTTCTAATCATCCTAGCTTTACTGGCAGGTAGTGAGCTGGCTGGTATAGTTGGGATGATTGCAGCTGTTCCTGTCCTCACATGCCTAAAAGTGGTCGTAGAAGAGGTCAGTCTTTCACGCTTTGAGCGTTGACAGATGGTGTGATGTTATCTATAATAGCGCATATCAATACTGTATGAACGAAGAACACTTTGAGGGAACTAAGTAAACAGTAGCCCCTTTAGTAGAGAGGTACTTCCACAGGCTGAAAGAAGTACTAGAGAAGCTCTGTTGAAAGCTATTCCTGAGTGCGGTTAATTCCCGCCGGTACACGCACCGTTACGAGCGTTTAAGGTGATAGACAATCAGGATTGTCTATAATCAGGGTGGTACCGCGGAACGAAAGCTCCCGTCCCTGCCATAGTGCAGGAACGGGAGTTTTTCGTTTGTACAGAGATAAATGACAGACCTAACATGCAGGAGGTATAGAAGATGAAATCATTAACTTCAGCTGATGTACGACAAATGTTTTTAGACTTTTTTAAAGAAAAAGGACACAGTGTCGAGCCAAGTGCATCGCTCGTTCCACATGAAGATCCTTCTCTTTTATGGATTAACAGTGGAGTTGCCACTTTAAAAAAATACTTTGATGGCCGTGTTATTCCTGATAACCCTCGAATCGTCAATGCTCAAAAGTCAATTCGCACGAATGATATTGAGAATGTAGGTTTTACAGCCCGCCATCACACCTTTTTTGAAATGCTGGGCAACTTTTCTATCGGCGACTACTTTAAAGAAGAAGCGATGGCCTGGGGGTGGGAATTCTTAACAAGCCCCGAGTGGATCGGTTTTGATCCTGAGAAGTTGTCTGTCACTGTTCATCCTGAGGACGATGAGGCTTATTCATTATGGAGGGACCAAATTGGCGTCGCGGAGGAAAGAATCATCCGCTTAGAGGAAAATTTCTGGGATATAGGGGAAGGTCCAAGTGGTCCCAATACTGAAATCTTCTATGATCGCGGAGAAGCTTATGGGAATGACCCCTCTGACCCAGAATTGTATCCTGGAGGGGAGAATGAGCGCTACCTTGAAATATGGAATCTAGTGTTTTCACAATTCAACCATAATCCTGATGATACGTACACACCACTTCCGAAAAAGAATATTGATACAGGGTTGGGGCTCGAGCGAATGGTGAGCGTTATTCAAGATACCCCGACCAACTTTGAAACAGATCTGTTTATGCCGATAATCGAGGCTGCAGAATCGATCTCTGCATATAAATACGGGAAGAATACAGCACATGATGCGGCTTTCAAGGTGATTGCCGACCATATGCGGACAGTAACCTTTGCCGTAAGCGATGGAGCCCTGCCTTCAAACGAAGGAAGAGGATATGTACTGCGACGTTTGCTGCGTCGCGCTGTAAGATTTGCCAAACAAATTGGTATCGATGAACCATTTATGTACAAGCTCGTACCAGAAGTAGCGATCATAATGAATGACTTCTACCCAGAAGTGAAACAGAAACAGGAATTTATTCAAAATGTCATTCGTACTGAAGAAGAGCGGTTCCACGAAACATTAAATGACGGCTTAGCAATGCTCTCAACGATAATGAAACAAGAAACGGAAAAAGGCAGCAATGTTTTTCCGGGTTCGGAAGTG carries:
- a CDS encoding AI-2E family transporter, which encodes MSEKAIKWISRSAICFVVLVFMLILAWLYPYYDHVVLMILRILLPFILAMVLSLLLHPVVQFIEELGLPRALSILVIFAVFFSLTGFLIYRGYPHLLEQLRALSEQLPHLTEAYQSWTRELYAQTERFPDRIHERLDGSFANFEAWMSARLMSAVTALSGVFNVIVLLAVIPVMTFYFLKDHSLIFQSLLRLLPVRWHGEAKRLSHKLSHSLGGYIRGQLLISLFVGFFATIGFWIAGLPYPLVLGVVAGITNIIPYFGPLLGAIPALVVAVTISVKTLIITLVAIFVIQIVEGNLLSPYIMGKSIHIHPLLIILALLAGSELAGIVGMIAAVPVLTCLKVVVEEVSLSRFER
- the recD2 gene encoding SF1B family DNA helicase RecD2, with amino-acid sequence MAERTLFSDTNEERPYVKGELNRMIFHKESEHFSIASIIVTETNEDFNEKSIVIKGHFPPLEEGETYVFNGEFQDHKKFGRQYQVDFYKRLLPESKDGLIVYLSSDLFHGIGKKTAERIVDHLGEQAISTILNDPGVLKDVPKLAKEKRDTLYNTLKEHQGFEHVMIHLNQYGFGLKLSQKIYEAFKDQTLAIIEEDPYQLVFKVDGFGFHRADEMARMQELPIDHPTRLRAACLYILQQSLSAGHVYLPTETCLLQVESLLNSGAGEPITFEQLSKQVIHLAEDRYVFIEDERMYLPSLFHAENGFCNQLERIMDEEHETKHTQADLLKIIGDMEEEESISYGEDQFAAIEKALQSKVMILTGGPGTGKTTVIKGIIRAYSTLHELSTDKTDYDQGEPFPFILAAPTGRAAKRMTESTGLPASTIHRLLVWDGHDSFDKNQNNQLEGKVLIIDEFSMVDMWLANQLFRAIPSDMQVLIVGDEDQLPSVGPGQVLADLLASEQLPSVQLSEVYRQKEGSKIIQLAHEIKNNQCTMQSLKKDHDFNFIQAKEHQLKGLITNIVKKALDKGIEPREVQVLAPMYRTEVGIHKLNEEIQRVVNPKSKQKRDLTFKEMTYRKGDKVIQLVNQPEDGVYNGDIGEIAAIFRAEENVDQVEQVVVEYDGKEVVYPKKNLNNLMHAYCTSIHKSQGSEFSIVILPVVRGYRRMLRKNLLYTAITRSKHSLIICGDPSAFLEGVQTRDTNLRYTYLAEKLKQETTQDLQEDEEEEELSPYDFM
- a CDS encoding TIM barrel protein, whose amino-acid sequence is MAHQLGFSGSTIMSDPNKFEQLFNSRFSHVEIGEFRSLSDFEDFLRLAEAKGYGYGVHSPLIRVESKYDLISFISFDPKRARKQFEDEVRKLSQSGAAYVLVHFPYFKDPDEKHQAEKIDDGLQFLSRIQQTYDMPIVCEPKLGPSMSPHNIEALHHFSRQTWKTYGLSLCIDIGDYLLAVGGKWQVYLEHLKPYIKVVHLHNILIEGAKYIWVPPHPDLEGVEGYWTIKPIVEYLVQGTDKYFLFEHTPHSNPTEEFVDEGIDWIRDLILASNDKVD